ACGGAATGATGTTCGCGAAAAAGGCCAAGCTGGCGGCGAAGAGTGACTTGTATCGGAAATTCCTCGCCAGGAAGCTCCTGAAGGATCTGCCCAAGTACGCGCGCAACCGGTGGGAGGAATTCGATCCGGATGATGCACTGCACTATGTGGGCCTGACCACCTACAAGCCCGCCAGCGCCTCGTTCGCTGGCATCGGCGCCTTCGTCATCGGCTGCGCCGTCGGCGGCATCGCCGCCCTGCTGCTCACGCCCAAGACCGGGCCGGAGCTGCGCACCAACGTGAAGGACAAGGCGATGGACTACCTCGGCCGGCAGGGCATCAACGTGCCGGAGAAGACCGCCAACGCCTGAGCCGCACCGCGTCAGGCGTCGTTCAGAGCCCGGAGGGTGCCGACACCCGGCATCCCCCGGGCTCTTCCGTTCGTTTTGTTTTGTTTGTTTCGACTCAGTACACCCGCAGCAGCCGGGTCCGGATGTCGAAGTGGGGCCGGCGCACGTCGACGATCGTCACCTCGCCCCGCGTTTCATCGAAGGAGCCCCCGAGCAGGTTCGTCGCGAGCAGCGCCGAGACATAGGCGGCGTCCGCCGCGTCGAGCGTGTGCAGCTTCGACAGCTTGATGGTGCGCGAGAAGCTCACGTGGCCCTCGACATTCCAGACGCTGCGCACCGTGGGCGCCCGGGTCCTCGCGGCGAAGTTCTCCGACGCGGGGCCCA
Above is a window of Cystobacter fuscus DNA encoding:
- a CDS encoding YtxH domain-containing protein; this encodes MMFAKKAKLAAKSDLYRKFLARKLLKDLPKYARNRWEEFDPDDALHYVGLTTYKPASASFAGIGAFVIGCAVGGIAALLLTPKTGPELRTNVKDKAMDYLGRQGINVPEKTANA